A single region of the Vagococcus teuberi genome encodes:
- the cls gene encoding cardiolipin synthase produces MSILLIILYLINLLFALFLIFYRERDTSVTWAWLLVFMFIPFLGFILYLFFGLGLSKKERYNIKNQISLDFESLDNIYDSTLQLYDDIPSDSKFKQLAYFMSNLNHTPLTHHNEVKILVDGKKKLESLLHDIKKAQKFIHIEYYAFVTDETGMKVVDLLTEKAKEGVEVCLLYDELGSKGVQKSKFAKLIEAGGKIQTFVTSKKAILKFRVNYHDHRKIVIIDGKVSYIGGFNIADQYVEITKKFGYWRDTHLRINGPATSILELRFLSDWNVSVPENEKLSGKLDYLYHEKPNESAYTDIQIVASGPHDEKQQIKLAFTKLITSAKKRVWIQTPYLIPDDTILDAFKIAKQSGVDVKIMIPNKPDHPFIYRATQYFAQVVMKYGVDVFIYDGGFLHSKVLIMDDDVSIVGSANQDIRSYKLNFEASAVMYDKSINTELAHYFDKDLKQSTQMTQQMIDDMSIWLKFKQKTARLFSPIM; encoded by the coding sequence GTGAGTATCCTTTTAATTATTCTTTACTTAATCAACCTATTGTTCGCTCTGTTTTTAATCTTCTACAGAGAACGTGATACCAGCGTGACATGGGCTTGGTTATTAGTCTTTATGTTTATTCCGTTTTTAGGATTTATTTTATATTTATTCTTTGGTTTAGGTCTAAGTAAAAAAGAACGTTATAATATTAAAAATCAAATATCACTTGATTTTGAGTCGTTAGATAATATATATGATTCAACGTTGCAACTCTATGACGATATTCCAAGTGATAGTAAGTTCAAGCAACTAGCCTACTTTATGTCGAACTTAAATCACACACCACTAACACACCACAACGAAGTCAAGATTTTAGTTGATGGGAAAAAGAAATTAGAATCCTTACTTCATGACATAAAAAAGGCACAGAAATTTATTCACATTGAATATTATGCTTTTGTGACAGATGAAACTGGTATGAAAGTAGTCGATTTATTAACAGAAAAAGCAAAAGAAGGAGTCGAAGTTTGCTTACTTTATGATGAGTTAGGATCAAAAGGTGTCCAAAAAAGCAAATTTGCTAAATTAATAGAAGCTGGAGGAAAAATTCAAACTTTCGTTACAAGTAAGAAAGCTATTTTAAAATTCCGTGTCAACTACCATGACCATCGAAAGATTGTTATCATCGATGGAAAAGTTAGTTACATTGGAGGATTTAATATTGCTGACCAATATGTTGAAATCACTAAAAAATTTGGTTATTGGCGCGATACTCATCTTAGAATAAATGGCCCTGCTACCTCTATTTTAGAATTACGTTTTTTATCTGATTGGAATGTTTCAGTTCCTGAAAATGAAAAATTATCAGGCAAACTAGACTATCTCTATCATGAAAAACCAAATGAGTCTGCTTACACAGACATCCAAATCGTTGCGAGTGGACCTCATGATGAAAAACAACAAATAAAATTAGCATTCACAAAGCTCATTACAAGTGCTAAAAAACGTGTTTGGATTCAAACACCGTACCTCATTCCTGATGACACGATTTTGGACGCATTTAAAATCGCCAAACAATCTGGTGTTGATGTAAAAATCATGATTCCAAACAAACCAGATCACCCTTTTATATACCGTGCAACACAATACTTTGCACAAGTCGTAATGAAGTATGGTGTAGATGTCTTTATATACGACGGCGGCTTTCTTCATTCAAAAGTACTCATTATGGATGATGATGTCAGTATCGTTGGATCGGCAAACCAAGATATAAGAAGCTATAAACTAAACTTTGAAGCAAGTGCTGTAATGTATGATAAATCAATCAACACAGAGTTAGCACATTACTTCGATAAAGATTTAAAACAGTCTACGCAAATGACACAACAAATGATTGATGATATGTCTATTTGGTTAAAATTCAAACAAAAAACAGCTAGACTATTTTCACCTATAATGTAA
- a CDS encoding TrkH family potassium uptake protein — protein MKLKYYGTRYINRHLSSIQIIFIYYVLMTAAAYFLLNIPYFHQDNVSYSTFDMVFMAISTISVTGLSTFNINEIFNERGIILLEILFQIGGFGIMMVSTFFFILSKKKISLKRRQLIMTDMNSPKLSGSIRLIKNTMLTLLVIQLIFGFVFAAHFYFAEHHLNLIDSLFHGFYQSVSAVTNSGFDVTGESVTPYKNDFFFLPVLMILIMIGGIGFPVLMEVKEWFFYKRKKHGLPFRFSLFSRLAISIYLILFVVGTVLIYLLEKNHLFIDMTESQKWLTSMFYSTTTRNAGLQLNNLNDFQTPTLLLFSMLMFIGCSPSSVGGGVRTTTVAILGLYMYSFIKGQENVTVFNRRIDKTDIKKAIVVFNLSAFMCFLSILILTITENESMIALIVEVASAFGTTGLSLGITSDLSPVGKVVIAILMFVGRIGMLYTLMIFIPKEKHDRGYVYPAEKIIIG, from the coding sequence ATGAAACTAAAATATTATGGAACTCGTTATATCAATCGGCACCTATCAAGTATTCAAATCATTTTTATCTATTATGTTTTGATGACAGCAGCCGCTTATTTTCTATTGAATATACCTTATTTTCATCAAGATAATGTATCATACTCGACCTTTGATATGGTGTTTATGGCAATCAGTACTATCAGTGTGACGGGGTTAAGTACGTTTAATATTAACGAGATATTTAATGAACGTGGGATTATTTTACTTGAAATTCTATTTCAAATCGGTGGATTCGGGATTATGATGGTATCAACCTTCTTCTTTATCCTCTCAAAGAAAAAAATATCCCTAAAACGTAGACAGCTCATTATGACTGATATGAACTCACCAAAATTGAGCGGTAGTATCAGATTAATTAAAAATACCATGTTAACCTTATTAGTTATCCAGTTGATTTTTGGCTTTGTGTTTGCTGCACATTTTTATTTTGCTGAACATCACTTAAATCTGATTGATTCATTATTTCATGGATTTTATCAATCCGTATCCGCGGTAACTAATTCAGGTTTTGACGTAACGGGTGAATCAGTCACTCCATATAAAAATGATTTCTTCTTTTTACCTGTTTTAATGATTTTAATTATGATTGGTGGAATTGGCTTTCCAGTGTTAATGGAAGTGAAGGAATGGTTTTTTTACAAACGAAAAAAACACGGATTACCTTTTCGTTTTTCTCTTTTTAGTCGTTTAGCGATTAGTATTTACTTGATTTTATTTGTTGTTGGAACTGTTTTAATTTATTTACTTGAAAAAAATCATCTGTTTATCGACATGACAGAGTCGCAAAAATGGCTAACCTCCATGTTTTACTCAACTACCACTAGAAATGCTGGGTTGCAGCTGAATAATCTAAATGACTTTCAAACCCCAACTCTTCTACTTTTTTCTATGTTGATGTTTATTGGATGCAGTCCAAGCTCAGTTGGTGGGGGAGTCAGAACAACTACTGTCGCAATTCTGGGCTTATACATGTATAGTTTTATCAAAGGGCAAGAAAACGTGACGGTTTTTAATCGCCGAATTGACAAAACAGATATCAAAAAAGCCATTGTTGTATTTAACTTATCTGCTTTTATGTGCTTTTTATCAATTCTTATTTTGACCATTACAGAAAATGAATCCATGATTGCCTTAATTGTGGAAGTCGCATCAGCCTTTGGAACGACAGGACTATCCCTTGGTATTACTTCGGATCTGTCACCTGTTGGTAAAGTTGTCATAGCCATTTTAATGTTTGTCGGACGTATTGGCATGCTTTACACATTGATGATTTTCATTCCAAAAGAAAAACATGACCGCGGATATGTTTATCCAGCTGAAAAAATTATTATTGGTTAA
- a CDS encoding Mur ligase family protein: protein MSFKSGLATTVGKSSQWLLKTFFKGGSSLPGKLALKIDPTILSSLAKDYDVIVVTGTNGKTLTTALTVNILKEEFDSVVTNTTGANMLQGIVSTFLQGKKNKHGKNVAVLEIDEASLNKVTEFLTPELFLFTNIFRDQMDRYGEIYTTYQLIVDGAKKAPKAPILMNGDLPIFNSIDTVNPREYYGFSHKDDEEQMAHYNTDGVLCPHCHHILHYKMITYSNLGDYYCPNCDFKRPELNVALTDIKHMTNVSSTFTIDEHDYQIEVGGMYNIYNALAATAVAKHYNISSEKIRKGLAYDEKVFGRQEVIEIGDKKCTLVLVKNPVGLNQVIDTMKLSPYPFSLAALLNANYADGIDVSWIWDSQLEELGELDIPKVISGGERQSDMSLRLKVAGINEENLVETSSLTQVIEEIKSAPTEHVYILATYTAVLGLRKELIQQGFIKEEA from the coding sequence ATGAGTTTTAAAAGTGGATTAGCGACAACTGTTGGTAAATCTTCACAATGGCTATTAAAAACGTTTTTCAAAGGTGGCAGTAGCTTGCCTGGAAAACTGGCTTTAAAAATAGATCCAACAATTCTTTCAAGTCTAGCAAAAGATTATGATGTGATTGTTGTGACTGGAACAAATGGAAAAACGTTAACAACTGCGTTAACGGTTAATATATTAAAAGAGGAATTCGATTCTGTTGTTACGAATACAACAGGTGCTAATATGCTACAAGGAATTGTTTCTACATTCCTTCAAGGAAAGAAAAACAAACATGGCAAAAACGTCGCTGTTTTAGAAATCGACGAAGCCAGTTTAAATAAAGTGACCGAATTTTTAACACCTGAGTTATTCTTATTTACCAATATTTTTCGTGATCAAATGGATCGCTATGGTGAAATTTACACGACTTATCAATTAATTGTTGATGGGGCGAAAAAAGCACCAAAAGCACCAATATTAATGAATGGTGATTTACCGATATTTAATTCGATTGATACAGTTAATCCACGTGAATATTATGGTTTTAGCCATAAAGATGACGAAGAACAAATGGCTCACTACAATACTGATGGTGTCCTTTGTCCTCACTGTCATCACATCCTTCACTATAAAATGATTACATATAGTAACTTAGGAGATTATTATTGCCCTAATTGTGATTTCAAACGCCCTGAACTTAATGTCGCCTTAACTGACATTAAACACATGACTAATGTCTCTTCTACCTTTACGATTGATGAGCATGACTACCAAATTGAAGTGGGTGGCATGTACAATATTTATAATGCTCTAGCAGCAACGGCTGTAGCGAAACATTATAATATTTCATCAGAAAAAATCAGAAAAGGTTTAGCGTACGACGAAAAAGTGTTTGGCCGTCAAGAAGTCATTGAGATTGGAGATAAAAAATGCACTCTTGTTTTAGTTAAAAACCCAGTTGGGCTAAATCAAGTGATTGATACGATGAAATTATCTCCTTACCCATTTTCACTAGCTGCACTACTGAATGCAAACTATGCTGACGGAATTGATGTCAGCTGGATTTGGGACAGTCAATTAGAAGAATTAGGTGAATTAGATATTCCTAAAGTCATCTCAGGTGGAGAACGTCAGAGTGATATGTCACTTCGATTAAAAGTAGCTGGCATTAACGAAGAAAATTTAGTTGAAACATCGTCACTTACACAAGTCATCGAAGAAATAAAATCAGCACCAACTGAACATGTTTATATTTTAGCCACATACACTGCAGTATTAGGCTTAAGAAAAGAATTAATCCAACAAGGGTTTATCAAGGAGGAAGCCTAG
- a CDS encoding type 1 glutamine amidotransferase: MTNYHLTFCHLYGNLLNTYGDNGNLLLLNYYAKKLGITIDTEIISVFEDFDETKYDFVFFGGGQDYEQKIVSEDIQTKKDAITRYIENDGVMLAICGGFQLLGEYYIGAHGEKIEGISALPHYTLSQDNNRFIGDIEIYNKEFDETYYGFENHNGMTFLGEGEKPLGEVVKGYGNNGKDKTEGVIYKNVIGSYFHGPLLAKNKQLALRLLNMAMKTKYEKTFKLKELN; the protein is encoded by the coding sequence ATGACAAACTATCATTTAACATTTTGTCACCTGTATGGAAATTTATTGAATACATATGGTGACAATGGTAACCTACTTTTATTAAACTACTATGCAAAAAAATTAGGCATTACAATTGATACTGAAATCATCAGCGTGTTTGAAGATTTTGATGAGACGAAATATGATTTTGTCTTTTTCGGTGGAGGTCAAGATTATGAACAAAAAATCGTTTCTGAAGACATACAAACAAAAAAAGACGCTATCACTCGTTACATTGAAAACGATGGTGTGATGCTTGCTATTTGTGGAGGGTTCCAATTATTAGGTGAGTATTACATCGGCGCTCATGGTGAAAAAATTGAAGGAATCTCCGCTCTTCCCCACTATACTCTTAGCCAGGATAATAACCGTTTTATCGGTGATATTGAAATTTATAATAAAGAATTTGACGAAACATATTACGGCTTTGAAAATCATAATGGTATGACTTTTTTAGGAGAAGGTGAAAAACCTCTTGGAGAAGTTGTAAAAGGGTATGGAAACAATGGGAAAGACAAAACTGAAGGGGTTATTTATAAAAATGTCATTGGATCATATTTTCACGGACCTTTATTAGCCAAAAATAAACAACTTGCACTTAGATTACTAAATATGGCTATGAAAACAAAATACGAAAAAACCTTTAAACTGAAAGAGTTAAATTAG